From Symphalangus syndactylus isolate Jambi chromosome 17, NHGRI_mSymSyn1-v2.1_pri, whole genome shotgun sequence, one genomic window encodes:
- the CD63 gene encoding CD63 antigen isoform X4 translates to MAVEGGMKCVKFLLYVLLLAFCACAVGLIAVGVGAQLVLSQTIIQGATPGSLLPVVIIAVGVFLFLVAFVGCCGACKENYCLMITFAIFLSLIMLVEVAAAIAGYVFRDKFKCCGAANYTDWEKIPSMSKNRVPDSCCVNVTVGCGINFNEKAIHKEGCVEKIGGWLRKNVLVVAAAALGIAFVEVLGIVFACCLVKSIRSGYEVM, encoded by the exons ATGGCGGTGGAAGGAGGAATGAAATGTGTGAAGTTCTTGCTCTACGTCCTCCTGCTGGCCTTTTGC GCCTGTGCAGTGGGACTGATTGCCGTGGGTGTCGGGGCACAGCTTGTCCTGAGTCAGACCATAATCCAGGGGGCTACCCCTGGCTCTCTGTTGCCAGTGGTCATCATCGCAGTGGGTGTCTTCCTCTTCCTGGTGGCTTTTGTGGGCTGCTGCGGGGCCTGCAAGGAGAACTATTGTCTTATGATCACG TTTGCCATCTTCCTGTCTCTTATCATGTTGGTGGAGGTGGCTGCAGCCATTGCTGGCTATGTGTTTAGAGATAAG ttTAAGTGCTGTGGGGCTGCTAACtacacagattgggagaaaatccCTTCCATGTCGAAGAACCGAGTCCCCGACTCCTGCTGCGTTAATGTTACTGTGGGCTGTGGGATTAATTTCAACGAGAAGGCGATCCATAAGGAG GGCTGTGTGGAGAAGATTGGGGGCTGGCTGAGGAAAAATGTGCTGGTGGTGGCTGCAGCAGCCCTTGGAATTGCTTTTGTCGAG GTTTTGGGAATTGTCTTTGCCTGCTGCCTCGTGAAGAGCATCAGAAGTGGCTATGAGGTGATGTAG
- the CD63 gene encoding CD63 antigen isoform X2: MAVEGGMKCVKFLLYVLLLAFCACAVGLIAVGVGAQLVLSQTIIQGATPGSLLPVVIIAVGVFLFLVAFVGCCGACKENYCLMITFAIFLSLIMLVEVAAAIAGYVFRDKVMSEFNNNFRQQMENYPKNNHTASILDRMQADFKCCGAANYTDWEKIPSMSKNRVPDSCCVNVTVGCGINFNEKAIHKEGCVEKIGGWLRKNVLVVAAAALGIAFVEVLGIVFACCLVKSIRSGYEVM; the protein is encoded by the exons ATGGCGGTGGAAGGAGGAATGAAATGTGTGAAGTTCTTGCTCTACGTCCTCCTGCTGGCCTTTTGC GCCTGTGCAGTGGGACTGATTGCCGTGGGTGTCGGGGCACAGCTTGTCCTGAGTCAGACCATAATCCAGGGGGCTACCCCTGGCTCTCTGTTGCCAGTGGTCATCATCGCAGTGGGTGTCTTCCTCTTCCTGGTGGCTTTTGTGGGCTGCTGCGGGGCCTGCAAGGAGAACTATTGTCTTATGATCACG TTTGCCATCTTCCTGTCTCTTATCATGTTGGTGGAGGTGGCTGCAGCCATTGCTGGCTATGTGTTTAGAGATAAG GTGATGTCAGAGTTTAATAACAACTTCCGGCAGCAGATGGAGAATTACCCGAAAAACAACCACACTGCTTCGATCCTGGACAGGATGCAGGCAGAT ttTAAGTGCTGTGGGGCTGCTAACtacacagattgggagaaaatccCTTCCATGTCGAAGAACCGAGTCCCCGACTCCTGCTGCGTTAATGTTACTGTGGGCTGTGGGATTAATTTCAACGAGAAGGCGATCCATAAGGAG GGCTGTGTGGAGAAGATTGGGGGCTGGCTGAGGAAAAATGTGCTGGTGGTGGCTGCAGCAGCCCTTGGAATTGCTTTTGTCGAG GTTTTGGGAATTGTCTTTGCCTGCTGCCTCGTGAAGAGCATCAGAAGTGGCTATGAGGTGATGTAG
- the CD63 gene encoding CD63 antigen isoform X3, giving the protein MAVEGGMKCVKFLLYVLLLAFCGATPGSLLPVVIIAVGVFLFLVAFVGCCGACKENYCLMITFAIFLSLIMLVEVAAAIAGYVFRDKVMSEFNNNFRQQMENYPKNNHTASILDRMQADFKCCGAANYTDWEKIPSMSKNRVPDSCCVNVTVGCGINFNEKAIHKEGCVEKIGGWLRKNVLVVAAAALGIAFVEVLGIVFACCLVKSIRSGYEVM; this is encoded by the exons ATGGCGGTGGAAGGAGGAATGAAATGTGTGAAGTTCTTGCTCTACGTCCTCCTGCTGGCCTTTTGC GGGGCTACCCCTGGCTCTCTGTTGCCAGTGGTCATCATCGCAGTGGGTGTCTTCCTCTTCCTGGTGGCTTTTGTGGGCTGCTGCGGGGCCTGCAAGGAGAACTATTGTCTTATGATCACG TTTGCCATCTTCCTGTCTCTTATCATGTTGGTGGAGGTGGCTGCAGCCATTGCTGGCTATGTGTTTAGAGATAAG GTGATGTCAGAGTTTAATAACAACTTCCGGCAGCAGATGGAGAATTACCCGAAAAACAACCACACTGCTTCGATCCTGGACAGGATGCAGGCAGAT ttTAAGTGCTGTGGGGCTGCTAACtacacagattgggagaaaatccCTTCCATGTCGAAGAACCGAGTCCCCGACTCCTGCTGCGTTAATGTTACTGTGGGCTGTGGGATTAATTTCAACGAGAAGGCGATCCATAAGGAG GGCTGTGTGGAGAAGATTGGGGGCTGGCTGAGGAAAAATGTGCTGGTGGTGGCTGCAGCAGCCCTTGGAATTGCTTTTGTCGAG GTTTTGGGAATTGTCTTTGCCTGCTGCCTCGTGAAGAGCATCAGAAGTGGCTATGAGGTGATGTAG
- the CD63 gene encoding CD63 antigen isoform X1: protein MCEVLALRPPAGLLLGLIAVGVGAQLVLSQTIIQGATPGSLLPVVIIAVGVFLFLVAFVGCCGACKENYCLMITFAIFLSLIMLVEVAAAIAGYVFRDKVMSEFNNNFRQQMENYPKNNHTASILDRMQADFKCCGAANYTDWEKIPSMSKNRVPDSCCVNVTVGCGINFNEKAIHKEGCVEKIGGWLRKNVLVVAAAALGIAFVEVLGIVFACCLVKSIRSGYEVM, encoded by the exons ATGTGTGAAGTTCTTGCTCTACGTCCTCCTGCTGGCCTTTTGC TGGGACTGATTGCCGTGGGTGTCGGGGCACAGCTTGTCCTGAGTCAGACCATAATCCAGGGGGCTACCCCTGGCTCTCTGTTGCCAGTGGTCATCATCGCAGTGGGTGTCTTCCTCTTCCTGGTGGCTTTTGTGGGCTGCTGCGGGGCCTGCAAGGAGAACTATTGTCTTATGATCACG TTTGCCATCTTCCTGTCTCTTATCATGTTGGTGGAGGTGGCTGCAGCCATTGCTGGCTATGTGTTTAGAGATAAG GTGATGTCAGAGTTTAATAACAACTTCCGGCAGCAGATGGAGAATTACCCGAAAAACAACCACACTGCTTCGATCCTGGACAGGATGCAGGCAGAT ttTAAGTGCTGTGGGGCTGCTAACtacacagattgggagaaaatccCTTCCATGTCGAAGAACCGAGTCCCCGACTCCTGCTGCGTTAATGTTACTGTGGGCTGTGGGATTAATTTCAACGAGAAGGCGATCCATAAGGAG GGCTGTGTGGAGAAGATTGGGGGCTGGCTGAGGAAAAATGTGCTGGTGGTGGCTGCAGCAGCCCTTGGAATTGCTTTTGTCGAG GTTTTGGGAATTGTCTTTGCCTGCTGCCTCGTGAAGAGCATCAGAAGTGGCTATGAGGTGATGTAG